TTCGATTCGCCAATTCGTTCAAGTCCCGTCCGGTTCGTATAATGCTTGGGATGGACTCATTGGCTGGACGAATTGCATTGGTAACAGGCGCCTCGCAGGGCATTGGACGGGCGTGCGCGCTGGCACTGGCGGCGGCGGGCGCGCAGGTCGCGCTGGCGGCCCGCAACACCGACAAGCTGGCCGAGGTGGCCGCGGAGATCGAAGCCGCGGGCGGCGTGGCCAAGGCGTTCGCGCTGGACATCTCCAGCGAGGAGTCGATCAAGGCCGGCGCGAAGGAAGTCATCGAGCACTTCGGCCGGGTCGAGATCCTGGTGAACAACGCCGGGATTACTCGCGACATCCTCTCCATGAGGATGAAGAGAAAAGACTGGGACGACGTGCTCACGACCAACCTGACGGGCGCGTTTCTGCTGACGCAGGCATGCATGTCGTCGATGCTGAAGGGGCGCTGGGGCCGGATCATCAACATCACCTCCGTGGTGGGGGAGACCGGGCAGGCGGGGCAAGCAAACTACGCCGCGTCGAAGGCCGGGCTGATCGGGCTGACGAAGTCTC
This is a stretch of genomic DNA from Granulicella sp. WH15. It encodes these proteins:
- the fabG gene encoding 3-oxoacyl-[acyl-carrier-protein] reductase, with product MDSLAGRIALVTGASQGIGRACALALAAAGAQVALAARNTDKLAEVAAEIEAAGGVAKAFALDISSEESIKAGAKEVIEHFGRVEILVNNAGITRDILSMRMKRKDWDDVLTTNLTGAFLLTQACMSSMLKGRWGRIINITSVVGETGQAGQANYAASKAGLIGLTKSLARELASRTITVNAVAPGYIETPMTAVLTDEQRMAMMGQVPLARPGTDKEIAAAVAFLASESAAYITGHTLDVNGGMYMN